In the genome of Rhizobium etli 8C-3, one region contains:
- the ruvB gene encoding Holliday junction branch migration DNA helicase RuvB gives MSEPARLISPEKRGEDLDVTLRPQSLDEFTGQAEARANLKVFIEAAKNRGEALDHVLFVGPPGLGKTTLAQIMAKELGVNFRSTSGPVIAKAGDLAALLTNLEERDVLFIDEIHRLNPAVEEILYPAMEDFQLDLIIGEGPAARSVKIDLSKFTLVAATTRLGLLTTPLRDRFGIPVRLSFYTVEELELIVRRGARLMNLPMIDDGAREIARRARGTPRIAGRLLRRVRDFAEVAKAEAVTREIADEALTRLLVDSVGLDQLDKRYLNMIAVNFGGGPVGIETIAAGLSEPRDAIEDIIEPYMIQQGFIQRTPRGRVLTATAWKHLGLQPPKDLEAAQFRLFQEDD, from the coding sequence ATGAGTGAACCCGCGCGCCTGATATCGCCGGAAAAGCGGGGCGAAGACCTGGATGTGACGCTACGCCCGCAGTCGCTGGACGAGTTCACCGGCCAGGCGGAGGCGCGTGCGAACCTGAAGGTTTTCATCGAGGCCGCCAAGAACCGCGGCGAGGCGCTGGACCATGTCCTGTTCGTGGGGCCGCCAGGTCTCGGCAAGACGACGCTCGCGCAGATCATGGCCAAGGAGCTCGGCGTCAACTTCCGCTCCACCTCGGGTCCTGTCATCGCCAAGGCAGGCGACCTTGCAGCGCTGCTGACGAATCTCGAAGAGCGCGACGTCCTCTTCATCGATGAAATCCACCGCCTGAATCCGGCTGTCGAGGAAATCCTCTATCCGGCGATGGAAGACTTCCAGCTGGACCTCATCATCGGCGAAGGCCCGGCCGCCCGCTCTGTGAAGATCGACCTCTCGAAATTTACCCTTGTCGCCGCGACCACCCGCCTGGGCCTCTTGACCACGCCGCTCCGCGACCGCTTCGGCATTCCGGTGCGGCTCAGCTTCTACACGGTGGAAGAGCTGGAACTGATCGTGCGCCGCGGCGCCCGTCTCATGAACCTGCCGATGATCGACGACGGCGCCCGCGAAATTGCGCGGCGCGCCCGCGGCACGCCGCGCATCGCCGGCCGCCTGCTTCGCCGCGTGCGCGATTTCGCCGAAGTCGCCAAGGCCGAAGCCGTTACCCGCGAAATTGCCGACGAAGCGCTCACGCGCCTGCTTGTCGACAGTGTCGGCCTCGACCAGCTCGACAAGCGCTATCTCAACATGATCGCCGTCAATTTCGGCGGCGGCCCCGTCGGCATCGAGACGATCGCCGCCGGCCTTTCCGAACCGCGTGACGCGATCGAGGACATCATCGAGCCCTACATGATCCAGCAGGGCTTCATCCAGCGCACGCCGCGTGGCCGCGTGCTGACGGCAACCGCCTGGAAGCATCTCGGCCTGCAGCCACCGAAGGACCTGGAAGCCGCCCAGTTCCGGCTGTTTCAGGAAGACGATTAG
- a CDS encoding DinB family protein: MPSFDPRRVFRKLSYNNALANHRLLAACASLPPGEFEAKRVGFFPSIKSTLNHIITVDWFYVDALEGGKLGQKAFEVEEPFDEVASLAGEQRKVDQRLVAFCEALTLEGLAAVIDLQRAGRLQKERVDDVLSHLFQHQTHHRGQVHAMLAGTCVKPPQLDEFIVDDDAKFRSADIAAFGWSEETLMR, from the coding sequence ATGCCGAGTTTCGATCCGCGCCGAGTGTTTCGCAAGCTCTCCTATAACAACGCGCTTGCGAACCATCGCCTGCTGGCTGCCTGCGCGTCCCTGCCTCCGGGAGAATTCGAGGCGAAGCGCGTCGGCTTCTTCCCCTCGATCAAGTCGACGCTCAACCACATCATCACTGTTGATTGGTTTTATGTCGACGCGCTCGAGGGCGGCAAGCTTGGTCAAAAAGCCTTCGAGGTCGAAGAGCCGTTCGATGAGGTCGCCTCGCTTGCTGGCGAGCAGCGCAAGGTCGATCAGCGCCTTGTGGCATTTTGCGAAGCCTTGACCTTGGAAGGGCTTGCAGCGGTGATCGATCTCCAGCGCGCCGGCCGCCTCCAGAAAGAGCGGGTGGACGACGTGCTGAGCCACCTTTTCCAGCATCAGACACATCATCGCGGCCAGGTGCATGCGATGCTCGCTGGAACCTGCGTAAAGCCGCCGCAGCTTGACGAGTTTATCGTCGATGACGACGCGAAGTTCCGCAGCGCCGATATTGCGGCCTTCGGCTGGAGCGAAGAGACGCTGATGCGTTAG
- a CDS encoding methyl-accepting chemotaxis protein: protein MVQRFQSLSFKVIATFILLTALAVSTISVLGYFTSSRISDAQALKAKESVLIFRGDMLQDQLGQLENQASSVARIEALQMSITSLKSGWKTIEKSSGDARGELKKVFITNNPNPADQREKLMKPEGPSGFYYSNHEKTQGEVQRDLEKTAFSDLLIADLDGSVLYSYKKDDDFAENLKADAWKTTGAGIAFAKAVENTAKATDDSAPTAFSGLRVDASNGKSAIFYAVPIIKLGQPKGIILFKVRDDIITSILAKGIVSGSTAQAAIISSDGSAVGLNAEGRLATLEAAPFTFMKDALSSSNGMTVDDFARPDGTARAYVRSITYQGERFLVVESVLVSELNAGSIEIATLLTMIGLAALVVMAIATGLITKLLFSPLSRLAGITRDVAEGKLDVEIGSQTRRDEIGTMAKALARFRQSLIESRELEAASAETRARAERDRQENLALREAEARSLQDVVQALDEGLHHLAKGDLAYQIETRFPDELESLRVNFNEALATLSETMTAIGGNSMAVRSGSEEMRTGADDLAGRTERQAASITETANAIDAITRSVRLQIQRAEQAERIARDAKKETTGSSQVMRETIAAMEAIQSSSRQINTIISVIDDIAFQTNLLALNAGVEAARAGESGKGFAVVAMEVRELAQRSSSAAKEIASLLQKSTHEVETGVSLVERAGVALTGIGGHVEAINDQINEIMESTREEADTLRQINTAVSELDSMTQQNAAMVEETTAAIHRLAAEAVEMDRQLGNFTLPHEHYHYSGAEVHVLRQRR from the coding sequence ATGGTTCAGAGATTTCAGTCCCTGTCCTTCAAGGTTATCGCGACATTCATCCTGCTCACGGCACTGGCCGTGAGCACGATCAGTGTTCTCGGCTATTTCACCAGCAGCCGCATTTCGGATGCGCAGGCGCTGAAGGCCAAGGAAAGCGTTCTCATCTTCCGCGGCGACATGCTGCAGGATCAACTCGGACAGCTCGAAAATCAGGCGAGTTCCGTTGCGCGCATCGAGGCGCTGCAGATGTCGATCACCAGCCTGAAGAGCGGCTGGAAGACGATCGAAAAATCGTCGGGCGACGCGCGCGGCGAACTCAAGAAGGTGTTCATCACCAACAATCCGAACCCGGCCGATCAGCGTGAAAAGCTGATGAAGCCGGAAGGACCGAGCGGCTTTTACTACTCCAACCACGAAAAGACGCAGGGCGAAGTTCAACGCGACCTGGAAAAAACCGCCTTCAGCGACCTGCTGATTGCCGATCTCGATGGCTCGGTTCTCTATTCCTACAAGAAGGACGATGATTTTGCCGAAAACCTGAAGGCCGATGCATGGAAGACGACAGGTGCGGGCATTGCGTTTGCAAAGGCCGTCGAAAATACGGCCAAGGCAACGGACGATTCCGCGCCGACCGCATTTTCGGGCCTGCGCGTCGATGCCTCCAACGGCAAGTCGGCGATCTTCTACGCAGTGCCGATCATCAAGCTCGGTCAGCCGAAGGGCATCATCCTCTTCAAGGTGCGCGACGATATCATCACCAGCATCCTGGCAAAGGGGATCGTTTCGGGCAGTACGGCTCAGGCAGCCATCATTTCCAGTGACGGTTCGGCCGTGGGGCTCAATGCCGAAGGCCGGCTTGCGACGCTCGAGGCGGCGCCGTTCACGTTCATGAAGGATGCGCTTTCAAGCAGCAACGGCATGACGGTCGACGACTTTGCGCGCCCCGACGGCACCGCTCGGGCCTATGTCCGCTCTATCACCTACCAGGGCGAGCGGTTCCTTGTCGTCGAAAGCGTACTCGTCAGCGAGCTCAATGCGGGTTCGATCGAGATCGCGACGCTTTTGACCATGATCGGCCTTGCAGCGCTTGTCGTCATGGCGATCGCCACCGGCCTGATCACCAAGCTGCTCTTTTCGCCGCTCTCCCGCCTGGCTGGAATTACCCGTGATGTGGCCGAGGGCAAGCTGGATGTCGAGATCGGCAGCCAGACCCGAAGGGACGAAATCGGCACGATGGCCAAGGCGCTCGCCCGCTTCAGGCAATCACTGATCGAAAGCCGCGAGCTGGAAGCGGCAAGCGCCGAAACCCGTGCCCGCGCCGAGCGCGACCGTCAGGAAAATCTTGCTCTTCGCGAAGCCGAAGCGAGAAGTTTGCAGGACGTCGTCCAGGCGCTGGACGAGGGGCTGCACCATCTGGCGAAGGGCGATCTCGCCTATCAGATCGAAACGCGCTTCCCCGACGAACTTGAAAGCCTGCGCGTCAACTTCAACGAGGCCCTCGCCACGCTCAGCGAAACGATGACGGCGATCGGCGGCAACTCTATGGCTGTCCGGTCGGGCTCGGAAGAGATGCGCACGGGAGCCGACGACCTTGCCGGACGCACCGAGCGCCAGGCTGCCTCGATCACCGAAACGGCCAATGCGATCGACGCGATCACCCGGTCCGTTCGCCTCCAGATCCAACGCGCCGAACAGGCGGAGCGCATCGCCCGCGACGCGAAGAAGGAGACCACTGGCTCCAGCCAGGTCATGCGCGAGACAATCGCAGCGATGGAAGCAATCCAATCCTCCTCGCGGCAGATCAATACGATCATCTCCGTCATCGACGACATCGCCTTCCAGACCAACCTTTTGGCGCTTAATGCCGGCGTGGAAGCCGCCCGGGCCGGGGAATCCGGCAAGGGGTTTGCGGTTGTGGCAATGGAAGTGCGCGAGCTGGCGCAGCGCTCCTCGAGCGCAGCCAAGGAGATCGCGAGCCTGCTTCAGAAGTCGACCCACGAAGTCGAGACCGGCGTGTCGCTAGTCGAGCGGGCAGGGGTGGCCCTGACGGGCATCGGCGGCCATGTGGAAGCGATCAACGACCAAATCAACGAGATCATGGAATCGACCCGCGAAGAGGCCGATACGCTCCGCCAGATCAACACGGCGGTTTCCGAGCTCGATTCGATGACCCAGCAGAATGCCGCCATGGTGGAGGAAACGACAGCCGCGATCCATCGACTTGCGGCCGAGGCTGTGGAGATGGATCGTCAACTCGGCAATTTCACGCTGCCTCACGAACATTATCATTACAGCGGCGCCGAGGTTCATGTTCTTCGGCAACGCCGATAA
- a CDS encoding metallophosphoesterase yields the protein MITRRGFLKILGSSVVGAMAFGGYAFAYEPIVRLNIARYALTPPGWTPGLKLRVVALADLHACEPWMSASRIAAICAKANELNGDVTVMLGDYTSGMNIVTRHMHSSEWSQVLAALRAPLGVHAIMGNHDWWEDKDAQKNDGVKPFAHRALADVGISVYSNRAVRLEKDGHGFWLAGLEDQLALLAGKRWGRARMVGLDDLDSTLAQVWDDAPVILLAHEPDLFPRVPQRVSLTLSGHTHGGQIRLFGRSPVVPSRFGNRYAYGHVVEEGRNIIISGGLGCSIAPIRFGVPPEIVVIDLG from the coding sequence GTGATCACGCGACGCGGATTTCTGAAGATTCTCGGCAGCAGTGTCGTGGGCGCCATGGCGTTTGGTGGTTACGCATTCGCCTATGAACCTATCGTGCGGCTGAACATTGCCCGTTATGCACTGACGCCGCCAGGATGGACGCCGGGCTTGAAGCTCAGGGTCGTCGCCCTTGCCGATTTGCATGCCTGCGAGCCCTGGATGTCGGCCAGCCGTATTGCCGCGATCTGCGCCAAGGCGAACGAACTCAATGGAGACGTGACGGTCATGCTCGGCGATTATACCTCCGGTATGAACATAGTGACGCGTCACATGCATTCGAGCGAGTGGTCGCAGGTACTCGCCGCCTTGCGCGCTCCGCTCGGCGTTCACGCCATCATGGGCAATCACGACTGGTGGGAAGACAAGGACGCTCAGAAGAACGACGGGGTGAAACCGTTTGCACATCGCGCCCTGGCCGATGTCGGAATTTCGGTCTACAGCAACCGTGCCGTCCGGCTCGAAAAAGACGGACATGGCTTCTGGCTGGCGGGTCTGGAAGACCAATTGGCGCTTCTAGCGGGCAAGAGGTGGGGCCGCGCGCGCATGGTCGGCCTGGACGACCTGGACAGCACGCTGGCTCAGGTTTGGGACGATGCGCCCGTCATCCTGCTTGCCCACGAGCCAGATCTCTTTCCGCGGGTGCCGCAGCGCGTATCGCTGACGCTTTCGGGCCATACACACGGCGGGCAGATCCGTCTTTTTGGCCGCTCGCCGGTCGTTCCCTCCCGTTTCGGCAATCGTTACGCTTATGGCCACGTTGTCGAGGAGGGACGAAACATCATTATATCGGGCGGTCTTGGCTGTTCGATTGCGCCGATCCGCTTCGGCGTCCCGCCGGAGATTGTCGTAATCGATCTTGGATAG
- the ruvA gene encoding Holliday junction branch migration protein RuvA codes for MIGKLKGTIDEIGDDHVLVDVHGVCYTAHCSGRTLSRLGSPGEACVLFIETYVREDQLKLFGFMSALEREWFNLLQSVQGVGAKVALAVLSILTPSELANAIALQDKTAISRAQGVGPKVAVRIVTELKNKAPAFAGEAIHIGLKQELGEGVASAPVADAVSALTNLGYSRDQAANAVAAAMKTAGEGADSAKLIRLGLKELAR; via the coding sequence ATGATCGGCAAGCTCAAAGGCACCATCGACGAAATCGGCGACGACCACGTGCTCGTCGACGTGCACGGCGTCTGCTACACCGCCCATTGCTCTGGCCGTACGCTGTCGAGACTCGGTTCGCCGGGAGAGGCTTGCGTGCTCTTCATCGAGACCTATGTGCGCGAAGACCAGCTGAAGCTCTTCGGCTTCATGAGCGCGCTGGAACGCGAATGGTTCAACCTGCTGCAAAGCGTCCAGGGTGTCGGCGCGAAGGTCGCACTCGCGGTGCTCTCCATCCTGACGCCAAGCGAATTGGCAAATGCGATCGCCCTGCAGGATAAAACGGCCATCTCCCGCGCCCAGGGGGTCGGCCCTAAAGTTGCGGTTCGTATCGTCACCGAATTGAAGAACAAGGCGCCCGCCTTTGCCGGCGAGGCGATCCATATCGGCCTCAAGCAGGAACTCGGTGAAGGTGTTGCTTCGGCCCCGGTCGCCGATGCCGTCTCGGCGCTGACGAACCTCGGCTATTCACGTGATCAGGCCGCCAATGCCGTCGCTGCGGCCATGAAGACGGCAGGCGAAGGTGCTGACAGTGCCAAGCTGATCAGGTTGGGCCTCAAAGAGCTCGCGCGTTAA
- a CDS encoding virulence factor family protein codes for MIRRYLLSAVCAFALTAPAVAAEETTQRFETGLIPSPHIFLPDGDVKGAVMLISDGAGWGDKEKAQADNLVQEGAVVIGVDFLSYMDALRKYDVNENDGCIYLVSDIESLSQQVQRAAGNSAYHLPIIAGINEGGALALAIAAQTPDATIGQTLAVDPAAGIPLTKQLCTPASKKTVGGRMVYGLGEGNLADPITAVFTSAATKDGRAHVAALKMDHPEIEIRDAGDDAETALSETLDDLIAASGSADNPLGLPLAVLDANPSMNTMAIIYSGDGGWRDIDKEVGAALQKEGIPVVGVDSLHYFWSERQPQETADDLEKIIEFYRKQWKVKHVLLVGYSFGADIVPATYNRLKAADKATIAQVSLLSLSHEVDYVISVMGWLGQKTEGAAGDPVDDLKAIDPKLVQCIYGKDDDDEVACPALKDSGADVVELAGDHHFDENYDLLTRTIVDRLKAHLAD; via the coding sequence ATGATCAGGAGATATCTGCTTTCGGCCGTGTGCGCTTTCGCGCTGACGGCCCCGGCCGTCGCTGCCGAGGAAACCACGCAACGCTTTGAAACCGGGCTTATTCCTTCACCGCACATCTTTTTGCCGGACGGCGACGTCAAAGGCGCCGTGATGCTGATTTCGGATGGTGCTGGCTGGGGCGACAAGGAAAAGGCGCAGGCCGACAATCTGGTGCAGGAGGGAGCCGTCGTCATCGGTGTCGATTTTTTGTCCTATATGGATGCTCTGCGCAAATATGACGTCAACGAGAATGACGGCTGCATCTATCTGGTGTCCGATATCGAGTCGCTCAGCCAGCAGGTGCAACGGGCTGCCGGCAACAGCGCCTATCACTTGCCGATCATCGCCGGTATCAACGAAGGCGGCGCACTGGCGCTGGCGATTGCTGCGCAGACGCCGGATGCGACGATCGGCCAAACGCTGGCCGTGGATCCGGCCGCCGGCATTCCGCTCACAAAGCAGCTCTGCACGCCGGCATCGAAAAAGACGGTGGGTGGCCGGATGGTCTACGGCCTCGGCGAAGGCAACCTTGCAGACCCTATCACCGCTGTCTTCACGTCTGCTGCAACCAAAGATGGGCGTGCGCATGTCGCGGCGCTGAAGATGGATCATCCCGAAATCGAGATTCGCGATGCTGGGGATGATGCCGAAACGGCTCTTTCCGAGACGCTGGACGACCTGATCGCGGCTTCCGGAAGCGCCGACAATCCGCTCGGACTGCCGCTTGCCGTGCTCGATGCCAATCCGTCCATGAACACCATGGCGATCATCTATTCCGGCGATGGCGGCTGGCGCGATATCGACAAGGAAGTCGGTGCGGCGCTGCAGAAAGAGGGCATCCCCGTCGTCGGCGTCGATTCGCTTCACTATTTCTGGTCAGAGCGCCAGCCCCAGGAAACGGCCGACGATCTGGAAAAGATTATCGAATTCTATCGCAAGCAATGGAAGGTGAAGCACGTTCTTCTGGTCGGTTACTCTTTCGGTGCCGATATCGTGCCCGCCACCTACAACAGGCTTAAAGCCGCCGACAAAGCGACGATCGCACAGGTGTCGCTGCTCTCGCTTTCCCACGAGGTGGACTACGTGATCTCCGTCATGGGGTGGCTCGGTCAGAAGACGGAGGGTGCTGCCGGCGATCCGGTCGATGATCTGAAAGCCATCGACCCCAAGCTTGTGCAATGCATCTACGGCAAGGACGACGATGACGAGGTCGCCTGTCCCGCTTTGAAGGATAGCGGCGCCGACGTCGTCGAGCTGGCGGGTGATCACCATTTCGACGAGAACTACGATCTGCTGACGAGGACGATCGTCGACCGGCTGAAGGCGCACCTTGCCGACTAA
- a CDS encoding AbrB/MazE/SpoVT family DNA-binding domain-containing protein: MRVTEKGHVAMPKEIRDRLGIGRGSEVDFIASKAGAILLKIETGGADPVRTFDDWASRAQTTVDLGGMTTDDDIEWLRGQRDDLDAR, translated from the coding sequence ATGCGTGTCACCGAAAAGGGCCATGTGGCCATGCCGAAGGAGATTCGCGACCGGCTGGGGATAGGCCGCGGATCGGAAGTGGATTTCATCGCCTCTAAAGCGGGCGCCATACTCCTCAAGATCGAGACGGGTGGAGCTGATCCAGTTCGCACGTTCGATGATTGGGCGAGCCGCGCTCAAACAACGGTTGATCTCGGCGGAATGACGACGGATGATGATATCGAATGGTTGAGGGGCCAACGTGACGATCTCGACGCTCGTTGA
- the ruvC gene encoding crossover junction endodeoxyribonuclease RuvC: MQNTIRIIGIDPGLRRTGWGIIDTLGNSLRFVASGTVTSDGEMDLASRLCQLHDGLAQIVHDFKPDEAAVEQTFVNKDAVATLKLGQARGIAMLVPARAGLQVSEYAPNAVKKAVIGVGHGEKQQIHMMLKILMPKVEFKGNDAADALAIAICHAHNRGSSRMRQAALAG; encoded by the coding sequence ATGCAAAATACGATTCGCATCATCGGCATCGACCCGGGCCTTCGCCGCACCGGCTGGGGAATTATCGACACGCTCGGCAATTCGCTGCGCTTCGTCGCCTCCGGAACGGTGACCTCCGACGGCGAGATGGACCTCGCCTCCCGCCTTTGTCAGCTGCATGACGGGCTCGCTCAAATCGTCCATGACTTCAAGCCGGATGAGGCGGCGGTCGAGCAGACCTTCGTCAACAAGGATGCGGTCGCCACGCTGAAGCTCGGTCAGGCCCGCGGCATCGCGATGCTCGTGCCGGCACGCGCCGGGCTCCAGGTATCGGAGTATGCGCCCAATGCCGTCAAGAAAGCCGTCATCGGCGTCGGTCACGGCGAGAAGCAGCAAATCCACATGATGCTGAAAATCCTGATGCCGAAAGTCGAATTCAAGGGCAACGACGCCGCTGACGCGCTCGCCATCGCCATCTGCCACGCCCATAACCGCGGCAGCAGCCGAATGCGCCAGGCAGCATTGGCCGGCTGA
- a CDS encoding LLM class flavin-dependent oxidoreductase yields MVPFSILDLSPVAEGTTIKQSFEGSARMAQKAEECGYKRFWLAEHHGMPGVASAATAVVIGHVGAATKRIRIGSGGIMLPNHSPLVIAEQFGTLAALFPGRVDLGLGRAPGTDMRTAQALRRNLEAGAHNFASDIVELQQLLGAPVENQAILAVPGHNSHVPIWLLGSSLYSAQLAAMLGLPYAFASHFAPDSLLDAIDIYRSKFQPSASLEKPYVMAGVMGSVAPTDEEAQYHFTSAQQQFVNLRRNVRGPFPRPVEDMEGFWSQMEKLNVEHTLRYAVVGSPKTSEAKVTEFLKETGADELIISMPIHDIEARLKSVELFAGLGNFMRVAA; encoded by the coding sequence ATGGTTCCCTTTTCCATTCTCGATCTTTCGCCCGTTGCCGAAGGCACGACGATAAAACAATCCTTCGAAGGCTCGGCGCGCATGGCGCAGAAGGCGGAGGAGTGCGGCTACAAGCGTTTTTGGCTGGCGGAGCATCACGGCATGCCGGGGGTTGCAAGTGCCGCGACTGCGGTGGTCATCGGCCATGTCGGTGCCGCAACGAAACGGATCCGCATCGGCTCGGGCGGTATCATGCTGCCCAATCACTCACCGCTGGTGATCGCCGAGCAGTTCGGAACATTGGCCGCGCTTTTTCCAGGCCGTGTCGACCTCGGACTTGGCCGCGCGCCGGGTACGGATATGCGCACGGCACAGGCGCTCCGCCGCAATCTGGAGGCAGGCGCCCACAACTTTGCGAGCGATATCGTCGAGCTGCAGCAGCTATTAGGTGCGCCGGTCGAGAACCAGGCGATCCTTGCCGTTCCCGGCCACAATTCCCATGTGCCGATCTGGCTTCTCGGCTCCAGTCTTTATAGCGCGCAGCTTGCAGCAATGCTCGGCCTGCCATACGCCTTCGCCTCGCATTTCGCTCCGGATTCGCTGCTCGACGCGATCGATATCTACCGCAGCAAATTCCAACCCTCGGCCTCGCTCGAAAAGCCTTACGTCATGGCCGGCGTCATGGGTTCCGTCGCGCCGACCGACGAGGAGGCGCAATATCACTTTACCTCCGCCCAGCAGCAGTTCGTCAACCTGCGCCGCAACGTCCGCGGCCCGTTCCCGCGGCCGGTCGAGGACATGGAGGGTTTCTGGTCGCAGATGGAGAAACTGAATGTCGAGCATACGCTGCGCTATGCGGTCGTGGGTTCGCCGAAGACGTCAGAGGCGAAGGTCACCGAGTTCCTGAAGGAGACCGGGGCGGACGAACTCATCATCTCGATGCCGATCCACGACATCGAGGCGCGGCTGAAGTCGGTCGAGCTGTTTGCGGGACTGGGGAATTTCATGCGTGTTGCGGCTTAA